Below is a genomic region from Leptospira ryugenii.
GTCTTGGTTGATCCACACCGCTTCACTGTGTTTAGGTGATACGACAATCCCCCATTTATTTTCAAACGTACTATCCGAATATGATTTTTGGTCATATCTTGGTTCGATGTTATGCGCCTTGGGCAAAACCCAAATTTGTAGAAAGTTGACATCTTTCTCTGCGCTATGGTTAAACTCGGAATGACGGATCCCACTTCCAGCGGACATGATTTGTACATCACCAGTACGAATCACTCCATTGGTTCCTGTACTATCTTTGTGGGCCAATTCCCCGAAAAGTGGGATGGACACAATTTCCATATTGGCATGCGGATGCGTACCAAATCCCATTGAGGGACTAACGATATCATCGTTTAGAACTCTAAGGGCCCCAAAGTTCATCTTGCGAGGGTCGTAGTATTCGCCAAAGCTGAAGGAATGGTGGCTGTCTAACCAGCCAAAATTCACATGGCCTCGGTCTTTTGCTGCGTGGAATATCTGTTTCATATCAATACCTTCATATTGAATAGTTTAATATTGAACTATATTTTGTCAAGGGATTTTCTTCTGAGACGTTTGACGGATTCTGCTTCCCAATCCCTCATTGCGGATATGGGAAGTTTTGTTTGGAAGGATAAAGTGGTTTGGGTTACAGGTGCCTCTTCAGGGATTGGCGAGGCTTTGGTAAAGGAGTTAGCGAAACTTGGGGCACGTGTTGTTCTGTCTGCGCGTAACGAGAAAGAGCTAAAGAGAGTACAGTTAGAGTGCTCGTTAGATGAGGGACATTCCCTGTTACTTCCCTTGGATATCAGTGATTATAAAAACCTACAGAAGAAAGTACAAACTGTCCAAAAAAAATGGTCCCAGATTGATGTACTGATAAATAACGCTGGGGTTAGCCAAAGAGATCTCGCAGAGAATACGAGCATAGAAGTCACAGAAAAAATTATGGATATAAATTTCTTTGGCGTTGTTGCTCTTTCCAAAGCGGTCTATCCACTTATGAAGAAGAATAAAAGTGGAATACTCGTTGTGATCGCAAGTCTCGCAGGAAAGATAGGAACTCCACTTCGTTCTTCCTATTGTGCAAGTAAACATGCCGTTTTAGGTTTTTTTGATGGATGGCGAGGTGAAGCCTTTCATGATGGTATTCAAATAACAACAGTTTGTCCAGGTTTTGTCAAAACCAAAATTTCTCTGAATGCACTTGTCGGAGATGGAAAGAATCAAGGAAAAATGGATGAAGGCATTGAAAATGGCTTAGAGGCTGACTATACTGCTCGAGTTATTTTGGCTGGAATTGCGAGAGGTAAAGATGAACTGATTATCAGCGGATTTAAGGAACGATTCGCTTACTTCCTAAAACGATTTTTCCCACGAGTTTTGAATCGTATCCTCCGCCAAGCAAAAGTTACCTAATGCCCTGGCAGCAGAACCAAAAGTACGGAAGTTTTAAAAAGCTTCTCATTCCTACATTTGAGTTGGAAAGAGAAGCTGGTGTACTAAGAGAGGAGCTTACAGCACTTAGAGAGAGATCAGAGAAGGAATCTATTCATCAAGCGGAGATTTGTTTTTCCTTTTTACGAATTTTTTTAACATCACGTTTGGGAAGGAGGGCTTACCTTCGAACAGGCAAACCACTTCCTCCCTTGCAACCACTACTTCCATTTTTAGAAGAGGTTCGGTTTTTTGGAATGCCAGACACGGTGAGAGGAGCTCTATTCCATTGGCTAAAAGACAATTGGAAGTTGCAGTTGATCTACCACCATCCGAGTGGAAAAGAAATGTTAGAAGCCCAAAGTGAAGGCATTCGTCTATTGACTATTGATTGGGAAGCGGCACTTTCAGGGCAATTGGTGGAAGGGAAAAGGGATGCCTTTGAGCATCTTTTACATGATCTAGCACATGCGTATATGTTCTTTCGTTTGGACTATGATTATGAAGGGCAGGTAAAATTTTTCCAAAGACTTTATGAGGTGTATGAACAGTACTCACCATTTTTAGAATCCAATCTAAGCTTTCGTGAGAAGTTTGAGTATTGTATTTCAGATATGAATTCTCATCCCGCCCACCTTGAATCCTATTGGCGAGCCATTTGTAAGGAATCCAATGTTCCCTTATACTTATAAAGTCCTACTAAGGTCAATTTGTTTAAGTATTGTGCTTCTTTTGGAGATCTCATCCCTGCAGGCAGAGGGTAAGTATCTCGTTACATTCTTGGTCTACAGAGAATCAACTGGCATCGCGATTCCAAATATCAATCTGATAGTAAAGTCTGCAAAAAGTACTGCTACGACTGATAAACAAGGATCTGCTACGTTAAGCTTTCCTAATATAGGTTTTTATGAAATAAGGGTTGTTTCACAATCGAAAGTTTTGAATTTCTCTAGAGAAATCCGTTATAATGGCCAACAGATAATTTTATACTTACCTGCAACAGAAATCGCGGGTATCAATGTGAGTGGTGAAAGAGACCAAACAAAACTATCTCGCTATAATTTCCAACAAGAAGAGATCAAACGATTGCCTGGCGTAGCTGGGGACTCCTTGAAGGCTATACAAACGGTACCAGGAGTATCCATAGGTGCCCCTGTTGGAATTTTGCCTTCTGTTTTCACTAACGTTGGCAACTTAGTTTCTGGCGTACCGTATTCCAATAGTGACCGAGGTGATATTTCCTTACGCGGGGGTGGCACGCGGCAGAACCAATACTTTTTTGACGGATTTCCGCTTCCGTATCCATTCCATTTAGGCAATCAATCTTCAGTATTAAATAATAATCTAATACGTTCCTTTGACATTTATAGTGGTGCATTCCCATCCCGCTATGGATTTGCAACTGGTGGTATCATTGCGATAGAAGGAACAGATAAAGTAGAAGAAACAAAGACAATCTGGAATTTGAACTTCTTTTTGACAGATGTATACCACCAAACAAAATTGATCCCTTCTCTATCCATGGTTAGTTCTGGTAGAAAGAACTATCCAAATTTCGTTCTTTTGCGTGCCTATCCCGAAGGGATTCCGGAAGATGCTAAATTTGCAGAATACCATGATTTTCAATGGAAACTTATTTGGGATATATCTGAAGAGCATAAACTGAGCATACAAACTTTTGGGTCTAGAGACCGACAGGCCTATACCAAGACTCAGGCAAGTTTGGAAAGAGGAGGTGAAGACCCAAGGCCTCCTACTGGATTAGATAGACAATTTCGCACGGATGCCATTCGGCATATATGGAAATCAAAGGTATTTAGGCATACACTCTCTTATTCTAGGACTACATTTACAGAATTTTTTGAATTAAGATTTTCAAATCCTCTCACTGCGGAAACAATCTTCGGTTTACAGAATCGAACTTCTGATTTTTTGAACTACGGTGAACAAAGGTTAGAGTGGTATATTTTTGAAGAGTATCTGAAGTTAGATGCCGGAGTGCAGGTGAGAACTCGTGAGACCAATTTAAAAGGTGAGAACATCACCTCTTCAAACCGAACTTTTTTTGAATTGTTTAACAATCTATTGGATTCAAATGCTCAATTCCGATCTGTTATTGATGGAGATCGGATACGATACCAAGAAGGAGCCGCCTACGCAGAGTTACAAGGGAAATGGAAAGGATTTACCATAAGGCCTGGTATGCGCTATGATACTTACTCTGGTTCCCGAGAGAAAAATCTCTCTCCTCGCCTGAATGGCGGCTATGAATTCGAAAGTACAAAAACAAGCTTCCTTGCCGGTCATGGCATTCACTATAATAGTCCGGTTTTGATAGAACAATTGTCTTCGAAGTCTGGAAATCCAAACTTGCTTATGGAAAGGTCTGAGCACAATTCGGTTGGTATCCAACAAGAGTTGAACGCTATTTGGATTTTTAAAGTGGAAGCCTTTCGGAATATCTTTCAAAATATCATTGTTCCAGATGCATTTGTTGCGGATCCATATTCACCTTATAATGATCCGCGGCTTATTGTGAATGACCCGACAAGAGCCATCCGCGATCCAATCCAATCCAGAAATCTGAATTATTCAAATTCAGGATACGGTTACTCAGAAGGGATAGAGATCTTTATCAAAAAGTCCAAAGACCCAAGACAAGAATCGGGAGCATTTGGTTGGATCTCCTATACAAATTCCATAACCAAAAGAATCAATAACCAAGCAAGACGTAGTTCAGATGAAAATACGGATGCATCAATCCTCAATAGATCAAGAGAACTATTAGCACAGACAAAACTCGGAACAAATTATCTAAACTACTACAGTGATAATCAATTTGAATTGATTTATAACAATGATAGAGAAGAGCTTTATGACTTAGATAGACGACATATTCTAAATGTAGTATTTGGATATAAATTCAATTCCGTTTGGCAGGTGGGCGGGAGGTATCGATACTTTTCAGGTACTCCCTATACTCCTATCGTTTCAGCAAACCGTGCTAACCAAGCGGCAACCTTTGGGGTGAACTTATATTTTCCTGAGTACTCAAAAAATTATAATAGCGATCGATTGTTGCCCTTTCATCAATTTGATATCCGAATTGATCATATTGATCAATTTTCTTGGGGCTATATCAATTTTTATCTGGAATTGGTAAATTTTTACGGTCGCCTCAACCAATCAGGATTTAATTTTGATAATCTATCTCCTTACCAAAGAGGCACAAATCCCGCACCCATCTATGACACGGTTAACTCTCCTTATGTGCAGTCACAGAGACCAAATGGATCTATTATTTATCTTCCATTGATCAATTTAGGTATGGAGGTTCGATTTTGAGAGTTTCAAGCCTTCTATTTTTGATTGTTTTTATCGCCGCCTGCAATGGTGGAAAAGATGAGTTAGAAAAAAGAAATAATGAGACTAGCCAAGTTATGCTTTTATTGAGCTATTCACGAAGTTTAGGGAATTGCAAAAAAACAACAAAAACAAATGATAAAGAAAATAGTGTATGTTCTCGATGGCCATCGGGGCTTTGCAATCATGATTTGCTCTTTTTTACTTCGGGAGAAATATCCAAACTTTTATCTGATGGAAATGATATCATAAAGCAAAATGCAAATTGTTCCGATGCATTTGCACAATCAGGTATCTTTTCGCTAAGGACGAGCACATACCAAGAGCAAGACAATGTCATACGTGACAATAGATTTGAAGTCATAGATAATTGCGTATCTCCTGTTTCGGCTAGGCTTGCGACTTTCGAGGAGTTAGTTTTTCTAAGCTCTGCAAAGGGTAGGATAGGTAAGGCAGCAACCACTTTGCAATCCAATCTTTTCCTTTCTGCACCCATCAGAGGGCGCTCCACAGATTGCTTAAGAACTGAATTTTCTGAAAATGAGAGAAAGCTTTTGGAAGATTGGTTAGCGAAAAGGGTTTTAGAAGAAGCTAATATTCAATGATTTAATTTGGGATTTTCTCTATGCCTTTGGGAATCTCTTTTTGTATTTTTATCCAATGTTTTTTGCATACAATCTTTCAGTGATATCCCCATTTGGTTTGCAAGGCAAGTCAGAACAAATAGGATGTCTCCGATTTCGCTTGGAATGTCTTTGCCCATTTCATTTTTTTTAAATGACTGGTCGCCGTAGGTTCTTGCCATGAGACGAGATAGTTCTCCCACTTCCTCCATTAAGATGGCAAGGTTGGTCATTTCGGAGAAATAGCGAACTCCAATTGTGTTGATCCAAGTATCTACATTAGATTGCATCTCATCTAGTGTCACTTTTTGTACCTCTTAGCTAACTCTTTCCCTAGGATATGGGAGAAGGTTTCCATACCTTGGCGGTTTAAATGGATTAAATCAAAGCAATACTGCCCATTTTCTTCCTTACCAAGAGAATCTTGTAGATCATATTGGTCTAAACTCTGCCGATCCCCTAAAGCAAAATGCAATCCGTCTTCCCAGATTTTCATTCTCTCCGGGCCATTGAGAGGTCGGATGGCTGAGGAGTAAGGGGCAAATACGTTGATGATATGGATTTTCTGATCCAAAATTAAAGAGTACATTTTGTTCAATCGTCGAAAGTATCGATCTGTACTTTCAGTTTTGATTGGATCTTTGGGAACAGTAATGGCGATGGCACAGGTTTCGTGGATCATCCTTCGATGGTCTATATCTGATTCCGTAGGTAAAGGGAAGGTAGTCTGTGGATTTGTTTTTTCCATGCACTCCTCTAGAGACCGAATGTTATATGGTCCCATAGACTCAGTGTGTGGATTCTCGTAATCCCAGGGCATCAAATTGGGATTTTTGTTCCTTCGTGCAATAGCTTTGATACGTTCATTAAAATTGATGAACATATCTCCTAAATCTTTTCGGTAAGCAATGGATTTAAAAAGTAAAAAGAGATAATCCGTCCAAACCATCTTGTACTCGTATTTTTGAACTAATGGGATACTGGAAACATTTCCAACTTCTGAAAGCATGACCATTGTTGGTTCCACTAAATGGGAACGATCCACCCAAGCCATACCAGGTTCTAATACATGGATGATGGTGTGCACTTTTGGAAACTTGCGTAAGTGTTCGGACAATAGGTGGTGCTGAACAACAAGTTCGGAACCTCTGATCGCAAAGGATTGAACTTCTTCGCCAGTAGATTTAAGCTCCTCATTTAGAATACGAACAGAAATTCCCTCAAAGGCAACAGAAGTTCCTACAATTAAGATGGTAGGGTCTAAGACCTTTCTTTGTTCAATGATATGGTTTGTGACTCGATTGATATTGGCAGCATAAGAATTCTTTTTTAAGAATGGTTTGTAAACTCCAATTTGGAGTAAGATTTCAATTATGAGTATGGTAGAGAATGCTATGACGATTGGCTTGTCGGTTAAAAATTTGAGAAAATCTTTGCTCTTCATGGTTTAAAACTGAAAGTAGAGGAAGTTCTGACTTTCTGTGACTCCAAAGAATAAAATGAGGTAAATATTAACAATGATGAAGGCGGCAAACTTCCAATTTTTCTTTCCTTCAAAAAGAGTAGGTATCTGTCTCTTAGAGAAAATATAACTCGCTGCAAAGCAGATAGCAAGTAGGATTCCAAATCTATAATTCGACCAACGATACATAGGAGCCATAGACTCATTCATAAAAACAAGACTTTTCATCATGTAGATTGCTTTGTCCATGTCCTCGGCTCTAAACATTATAAATCCGAAAGAAAGGCAAAACATTGTAAATATACGGGCAGAAAGATCGTAGACAAATCCACCGGTCGCGTTAAGGGATTTGGAAAGATCGGTATCGCTATAGTATTTATGGATCAAAAGCATGACACCTTGCCAAATACCCCAACTAACATAGTGATAAGCGGCTCCATGCCAAAGTCCTGCAAAGAGCCAAGTAATCATGATGTTTCGGATATATTTGATTTGGGATACTCTAGAACCACCCAAAGGGATATAAATATAATCACGGATCCATGTAGAAAAGGAAATGTGCCATTTGGACCAATGGTCCGCAATATTCCGGCAGGACATGGGAAAATTAAAGTTAGGATTGAATTGGAAACCAAATAACCGAGCAACCCCAATAGCAATGTCGGTATAACCTGCAAAGTCAAAGTAAATCTGCCAACCGAAAGCCAAAGTACCGGTCCAGATTTCAAGGCTGTTTAAATTTTGGTAGTTCGCAAAAACCGAATCAACCACTCTCCCTAAATTGTCTGCAAATACTATCTTCCTTGTAAATCCGATGAGGATTAAAGCAAAGGCAGATTCAATATTTTCCTTCAAAACTAAAAGGCGGTTATCGAGGTCTCGAAAGAATGTTTCCGCGCGAACAATCGGTCCGGCAACCAGTTGAGGAAAGAATGCGACATACAGAGAAAAGTCTAAAAATGATTTTCTTGCCTCTATCTTTCGGAAGTATACATCTATAGTATAACTCATAGATTGGAATGTGTAGAATGAAATTCCCACAGGTAAGATAATGTTTTGGCTCGCAAACTTATACTCAGAGAAATAATTTAGGTCATTGACGAGACCAATAAGAAAGTTGGTATATTTAAAAAATCCTAAGGTTCCAATATTGACTAAAAGTGAGATGACCAAAAAGATCTTGCGTTTTGCACTTTCATCCGCTAATTTTTGGAGGTTGATGGCAGCTATATAATCGACAACAGTCGAAAACAATAAGATGAGTATATAGATGTTTATCTTAAAATCACAAAACAGGGTGTCAACGATGGATGCGAAACCTTCTGTTTGCCTAGCATCGCATTGTATAGAGCTTGGTTGCCAAGCCATATAAAAGTAATAACTCGCGATTAAAAAAAAGAGCTTTTGCCAGCGATCCTTCAACAAATTCCCTACGATTAATGTGAAGGGAAAAAAGATTAAAAATTCTAAAGAGTTAAATAACATTTCATTTACCTTTGGTAGATGGATTCATCAGCAAGTTTTAAGACTGGCCCCTGGATTCCTTCTATATATCCAAATTTGGGCCCGACAGAACGAGGTAGGGTAGAAAACGTAAAATTGGTTAGAAAGTACAAAACAACCATAACCAAAAATAAAGAATGCAATAGGGACTTGGAGAATTGTGGCAAAATCGCTATTGCATATGACTTTAATACATAAAAGCTGAGGAGCCAAAGTGCAATGCTTGTCCCTACCCAAAATTCAAAGAAGTAACCTTCCCACCAAGTATAAAATCCGATAGAAGGAATGAGCCAAAAAGTGAGTAGAATGATTTCACTTTTGAACTGCCTCAAGAGAGATTTGAAATTGAGCATCCCTAACATAATTATTGTTAACCAATAAGCCGCATTTAAATTGAACGCTACACTAGTTTTGGAGTAGAATTGAGAAAAGTCTACCCTGAATTTTGGGACCACGTTCTGAAAGACTAAAAAAGCATCCCCGATTCCCCTATAAAAGAACAAAACATAGTTCTTTTCCTCGGGACTCATTCCCCAGCGATTGATGGCTGCATAGAGAAACATCCAAAAGCTAAAGTGTTTTTCGTCTATGGGCCCGAGACCACGTTTTAAGATGATAAAACCCACAAACAAATAGGAAAGGACAGTAGCTATGGCTAGAGTTGAGAGATAGATGGAGATTAAGCGAAGTTTGACTCCGAAATATCTTTTTTGTTCGAGAAGGATGGCCATGGGAACGATGCCAAAATGAATGACATTGGATTGGTGGAAGTAAATACTCAGAAGTTGTATACACCAAAGAAGGGCTAAATGCTTCAAAGCCAAGCCTTTTCGTAAAAAAAGTAGAGTGAGTAAGAATAAAACAGCCATAAGGCAGGAATGAATCAGAGGTGTATCATTGTGATAACTATAGAACCAAAAAGCCTGGCTGAACTGAACGAGGAGGCCCAAGAGAATGGCTGCAAAAAAGTCCTCATATAATCTATATAATATCCAAATAAAAAATCCTAAAAATAACAGAGAAACCGCAAGGATTCGCAAACGAAGAAAGAACATGATATCTGTTGTTTTGAGGACGGATTGTATCCATTTCCAATATAATAGTCCAGAGGACTCAAATCCCAAATGGTGTGGATTGAAAAAAGCAGACTCCCAACGGTTTTTTTGGATATTTAATGCATATACACAGGAATCCCAATCAAAAGTCCTAGAGAGGTATCTAAGATGGAAAAACCCTAAGACCAATAAAAGAAGGAAAAGGATGATTTTTTTTACATTCATTTATCTTTGCAAGAGTTGGTTGATGATCCTTTGGTTATTTCGATAGGGGAAAAAGAATGGTGATTTGGCAATGATCTGATTTTCTCGTTTCCAAACCAATTGGTTGAAACCCAACCAATTTCTGATCCCAGAATGTAGCCATTCGAGTTCCAGTGAATCTTGCATACGATTGAATTTATGAAGTTTAACTCCGAATAACCTTCGTTCAATGACCCAAATTTCTTCCTTCACCAGAAATAATTTTCTATCCCATTCCATTAATTTTTGGCTTAGATCCCAGACCAATGAAAAGGCAAGATAAAAATAAACGAAAAGAGCTAGGTATTGGTAATACTTTAAACTATTTAAGAATGGAATTTTTAGTACTTTTGTAATCTCTAAAATCGATACGAACCAGTATAAAAAATCACTTAAATAATGGATATTTTGAAACAGAAGATACAAAAGGATCGTGCAAAATAAAAAGAGTGTCCATTGGGGGAGATTGTTTGTTACCAGTGGTTCATACAAAGAAGTCCCAAAGTATGAGTTGCGTTTTCTAATTTGCCTTTCGCGAAATCGAGAGATGATTTGTTTAAACCATTTCATTTTGGAATATCTCCTTTTCTAATAACTTTGCCGTGGCATCCCAAGACCAAATCTTTGGATTGAACTTGGGATTTCTGGTAAAGGATTTGTATTTACTTACAGTTACAAATGCGTCTCTCCAAGCATTTGTATCATTTGCATCCACATAAAGATCATTTCCTGTTTCCAATATTTCCCGAAAGACTGGGATGTTAGAGGCTACACATTTTTTATTCTCAATCATGGCTTCGAGAAGGGGTAAACCAAAGCCTTCATGTAGTGAGGGAAAAAAGAAAACCTTACACTTTTGGATTGCTTCTCTCAGGAATTCTTCCTCCGGTGATTCAAAAAAATGAATCGAATCTTGTTTTGCCTGATCGGAATGTAAATATTGGTAAAGATCCTCACCTTCTGTTCCCCAACCTTTTCTTCCGAGTACCAAGAGTTTAAAGTGACTATTGGGAAATAATCCTCTAAATTGTTGGAAGGCCTCCACCAATCGTTTGATGTTTTTTCTAGGCTCGAGAGTCCCAATTGTCAAAAAGTAATCTTTAGGCAATACAAATTGATTGCTTACCTTTGGCTTTGTAACTCCTGGATAGATGACAGTACATTTAGAACGGTTTTCTGGAAAGTGTTGGACGATTTCATTTTGAGTATTTTGGGAGAGGCAGAAAATCCTATCAGCATTCCGCATAGTATTGGGAGAAAGGATTCTATGCTGCCAGTAGTTCCAAGGATTCATAGTCTGGGGTGCGGATATAAAATTGAGATCATGGTAATTGACAAAACATGGTATAGATAATTTTTTCCAAGGTAACATTTGCAAGGTTCCCCAAAACCTCTCGATACCGTCTCGTTTTAAGATAAAAGGTAGTAGAAAGTTTAGGTAAATCGGACCTGGGACAGTTTTATTTGCGATCCGTAATTTTACATTTTCAAATTCCTGAAAGTAAACAAACACCGGGTGAATTGCTTTGTTGGAATAAAGATAGAAAGTAGTTTCTTTGTGTTTTGGAATGATCCGTTTGAGAACTTCCTCTAAGTAACGAGAGTTCCCCGTGTAACCATAAGAAAAAGGTCTTACATCAATGCCTAGTTTCATCTGCACGTATATTTTTCCAAATGATATAGGTATACAAAGCAAAACTATAATAGAGCAGAATGGATACCATTAAAAGGACAGACTCTAATGTACTTCCGACTACACTTCGGTGGCTAAGAAGAGGTATGAGACAGATTCCTAGTAAAATTTTCTTTCCTTTTGTTTCTTTCCCCCATAAGGCCTGTTCTGTGAGTAGAAAGTAGATTGGGAAAAGACATACTACAAAACTATGTACCCAGCTAATCCCACTAAAAATTGCTGAAGCTAAGAACAGAAGAGAGGTGAGTTCCCATTCTCGGTTTTTTTGCCGCATCAAAAAGAGGATGGGAATCCCAGAAAGAAGGAGGATGAAAGCTTGGATTTTTTGCACAGTTTTCATTTCCAAATCTAAGAAAGGCATCCGGTAGAGTGGCTGGTTCACAAAGTCAGCGCCTGAAATGAAGTATTTTGCCAAAGTAGACGGTAGGCTTTGGTTATTTTTCCAAGAGCGTAGGAGAGGATTAGTGAGAGCATTCCCAAGAACTTCTTTCCACCATTGCCATGTCATGTCTTGGGTATAGGCCAAATGGGTGCTAGCTGGGAGTGCATTCCATACGAAGATACCGAATACAAACCAGAGAATTGCTTTCCATCGTTTTTGGTAGACAAAGATTGCTAAAAAGACTAGGGGAGTTACCTTGATGCTAGTAGCCAATGCCAAAAGAATCCCCGCAAAACCATCGTTTTTCGCTATCAAAGCTAGTAAAACCAAAAGAACGAGCAAGAGCCCAACTTGGTTGTTTTGGACATGGCTTTCTAAAAATCGAAAGTTCAAAAGTAGTACGAGTGATAGTATCCATTCTCGATTTTTGAAATTCCGACCGAAGAATTCTCCCTTCCAGAACAAATAAAGGATACCGAGTAGACATAAGAAGCCAATGACCTGGTGGATGCCCGAGGCGACCGGAGCGGGAAAGTAGGTTAGAGGTAAGAGAAGGTAAGCAAAGAGTGGTGGGTAAATATAGGTCGCCGTTTGGGTTTGCAAATCGGAAAGTAGTTTTGCATTCTCTGGCAAAAACAATTCCTCCCAAGATTTCACCTTGTCTTTCAATTCGTAAGCTACATCAAATTTATAGAGGTTTTCCCCCGCCTTCCAACGCTCGCTTGCATGGTAGTAGTCTAGAAAGTCAGATTTTTGGTTCCTTCGGTTCCAGCCATTGATCAGAAAAAAACCGAGAAGGAGGATCAGGAGGATTCTCCCACCCACTTCAGATTTTTGCAGGGATTTCCACATGGTTTCTGCCAAATTTTGGTTTTTCCAGATTCTAGCAAGATTTTCCTGACAGGTATGGATTTACTGGATTTAGAAGAGTATGATTTTGCGCTCCCAGAAGAGCAGATTGCGAAATTTCCGGCAGAGGACCGGGCGGCATCTCGACTTCTTTGCCTAGACCGTAGCCATGCTCAGATCCAAGAACACAGCCATTTCCGTGAAATCGCTACTTATTTCAAACCAGG
It encodes:
- a CDS encoding SDR family oxidoreductase; translation: MTDSASQSLIADMGSFVWKDKVVWVTGASSGIGEALVKELAKLGARVVLSARNEKELKRVQLECSLDEGHSLLLPLDISDYKNLQKKVQTVQKKWSQIDVLINNAGVSQRDLAENTSIEVTEKIMDINFFGVVALSKAVYPLMKKNKSGILVVIASLAGKIGTPLRSSYCASKHAVLGFFDGWRGEAFHDGIQITTVCPGFVKTKISLNALVGDGKNQGKMDEGIENGLEADYTARVILAGIARGKDELIISGFKERFAYFLKRFFPRVLNRILRQAKVT
- a CDS encoding glycosyltransferase family 4 protein — protein: MKLGIDVRPFSYGYTGNSRYLEEVLKRIIPKHKETTFYLYSNKAIHPVFVYFQEFENVKLRIANKTVPGPIYLNFLLPFILKRDGIERFWGTLQMLPWKKLSIPCFVNYHDLNFISAPQTMNPWNYWQHRILSPNTMRNADRIFCLSQNTQNEIVQHFPENRSKCTVIYPGVTKPKVSNQFVLPKDYFLTIGTLEPRKNIKRLVEAFQQFRGLFPNSHFKLLVLGRKGWGTEGEDLYQYLHSDQAKQDSIHFFESPEEEFLREAIQKCKVFFFPSLHEGFGLPLLEAMIENKKCVASNIPVFREILETGNDLYVDANDTNAWRDAFVTVSKYKSFTRNPKFNPKIWSWDATAKLLEKEIFQNEMV
- a CDS encoding TonB-dependent receptor plug domain-containing protein, translating into MFPYTYKVLLRSICLSIVLLLEISSLQAEGKYLVTFLVYRESTGIAIPNINLIVKSAKSTATTDKQGSATLSFPNIGFYEIRVVSQSKVLNFSREIRYNGQQIILYLPATEIAGINVSGERDQTKLSRYNFQQEEIKRLPGVAGDSLKAIQTVPGVSIGAPVGILPSVFTNVGNLVSGVPYSNSDRGDISLRGGGTRQNQYFFDGFPLPYPFHLGNQSSVLNNNLIRSFDIYSGAFPSRYGFATGGIIAIEGTDKVEETKTIWNLNFFLTDVYHQTKLIPSLSMVSSGRKNYPNFVLLRAYPEGIPEDAKFAEYHDFQWKLIWDISEEHKLSIQTFGSRDRQAYTKTQASLERGGEDPRPPTGLDRQFRTDAIRHIWKSKVFRHTLSYSRTTFTEFFELRFSNPLTAETIFGLQNRTSDFLNYGEQRLEWYIFEEYLKLDAGVQVRTRETNLKGENITSSNRTFFELFNNLLDSNAQFRSVIDGDRIRYQEGAAYAELQGKWKGFTIRPGMRYDTYSGSREKNLSPRLNGGYEFESTKTSFLAGHGIHYNSPVLIEQLSSKSGNPNLLMERSEHNSVGIQQELNAIWIFKVEAFRNIFQNIIVPDAFVADPYSPYNDPRLIVNDPTRAIRDPIQSRNLNYSNSGYGYSEGIEIFIKKSKDPRQESGAFGWISYTNSITKRINNQARRSSDENTDASILNRSRELLAQTKLGTNYLNYYSDNQFELIYNNDREELYDLDRRHILNVVFGYKFNSVWQVGGRYRYFSGTPYTPIVSANRANQAATFGVNLYFPEYSKNYNSDRLLPFHQFDIRIDHIDQFSWGYINFYLELVNFYGRLNQSGFNFDNLSPYQRGTNPAPIYDTVNSPYVQSQRPNGSIIYLPLINLGMEVRF
- a CDS encoding pirin family protein, with translation MKQIFHAAKDRGHVNFGWLDSHHSFSFGEYYDPRKMNFGALRVLNDDIVSPSMGFGTHPHANMEIVSIPLFGELAHKDSTGTNGVIRTGDVQIMSAGSGIRHSEFNHSAEKDVNFLQIWVLPKAHNIEPRYDQKSYSDSTFENKWGIVVSPKHSEAVWINQDAYFSMIHSDPNSNLKYTLHESGNGVYFFLIQGKVSINGDSLERRDAMGVWESEEVSIDVGVRSQILAIEVPMKL
- a CDS encoding nucleotide pyrophosphohydrolase, whose amino-acid sequence is MQSNVDTWINTIGVRYFSEMTNLAILMEEVGELSRLMARTYGDQSFKKNEMGKDIPSEIGDILFVLTCLANQMGISLKDCMQKTLDKNTKRDSQRHRENPKLNH
- a CDS encoding MBOAT family O-acyltransferase, with product MLFNSLEFLIFFPFTLIVGNLLKDRWQKLFFLIASYYFYMAWQPSSIQCDARQTEGFASIVDTLFCDFKINIYILILLFSTVVDYIAAINLQKLADESAKRKIFLVISLLVNIGTLGFFKYTNFLIGLVNDLNYFSEYKFASQNIILPVGISFYTFQSMSYTIDVYFRKIEARKSFLDFSLYVAFFPQLVAGPIVRAETFFRDLDNRLLVLKENIESAFALILIGFTRKIVFADNLGRVVDSVFANYQNLNSLEIWTGTLAFGWQIYFDFAGYTDIAIGVARLFGFQFNPNFNFPMSCRNIADHWSKWHISFSTWIRDYIYIPLGGSRVSQIKYIRNIMITWLFAGLWHGAAYHYVSWGIWQGVMLLIHKYYSDTDLSKSLNATGGFVYDLSARIFTMFCLSFGFIMFRAEDMDKAIYMMKSLVFMNESMAPMYRWSNYRFGILLAICFAASYIFSKRQIPTLFEGKKNWKFAAFIIVNIYLILFFGVTESQNFLYFQF
- a CDS encoding LIMLP_18675 family protein — encoded protein: MKWFKQIISRFRERQIRKRNSYFGTSLYEPLVTNNLPQWTLFLFCTILLYLLFQNIHYLSDFLYWFVSILEITKVLKIPFLNSLKYYQYLALFVYFYLAFSLVWDLSQKLMEWDRKLFLVKEEIWVIERRLFGVKLHKFNRMQDSLELEWLHSGIRNWLGFNQLVWKRENQIIAKSPFFFPYRNNQRIINQLLQR